One window of the Methanocaldococcus vulcanius M7 genome contains the following:
- a CDS encoding EhaE family protein, producing MDLVQYILYLGYALLIIGTLGAILGPKVEDPLIRFLNVEVPSIGVALIFLTYDEDLALMTFIAVNAILSLILIRALILKEKYESE from the coding sequence ATGGATTTAGTTCAATACATCCTCTACTTGGGTTATGCACTATTGATAATTGGCACTCTTGGTGCAATTCTTGGACCAAAAGTTGAAGATCCATTAATACGATTTCTGAATGTGGAGGTTCCGAGTATAGGTGTGGCGTTGATATTCCTTACGTATGATGAGGATTTAGCATTGATGACGTTTATAGCGGTTAATGCGATATTATCTTTGATATTGATTAGAGCCCTAATTTTAAAGGAGAAATATGAAAGCGAGTGA
- the ehaA gene encoding energy-converting NiFe hydrogenase A subunit EhaA — protein sequence MQILVLYAISLITSIVVAALLKMPLIQKSRPIRFSFETSILFPTPILALGIEAIFRNLFGDYITLAFFAGLFGALFSKYSDKIFGEP from the coding sequence ATGCAAATACTGGTTCTCTATGCTATATCACTGATAACTTCAATAGTTGTAGCTGCACTGCTAAAAATGCCATTAATTCAAAAAAGTAGGCCAATTAGATTCAGTTTTGAGACATCCATATTGTTTCCAACACCAATTTTAGCGTTGGGAATTGAGGCAATATTTCGAAATTTGTTTGGGGATTATATTACGTTGGCATTTTTTGCTGGATTGTTTGGAGCTTTGTTCTCTAAGTACTCTGATAAGATCTTTGGTGAGCCATAA
- a CDS encoding DUF2109 family protein — protein MDILEIVIGAVALLMTLRIFLERSRARKLLYLCCLSFCISALIALYVKSPMGGITAIVYFITSTLSSNAIAYTIEQTKHIE, from the coding sequence ATGGATATATTAGAAATAGTTATTGGAGCAGTAGCCCTTTTAATGACTTTAAGGATATTTTTAGAGAGAAGTAGGGCAAGGAAGCTATTATATTTGTGCTGTTTAAGTTTTTGTATTTCTGCTCTGATTGCTTTGTATGTAAAGAGTCCAATGGGTGGAATTACAGCGATTGTATACTTTATAACTTCCACTCTATCATCTAACGCGATCGCTTACACAATAGAACAAACAAAACACATTGAATAA
- a CDS encoding DUF2108 domain-containing protein produces the protein MEVLPLISGICCILGGLGVVLHTNPINKIIMLALLEIGMIGLIVSSYYLDIAIISSICEPICTIILLLGYMKYLTTIKKKKKFGRDLPVLSK, from the coding sequence TTGGAAGTTCTTCCACTTATCTCTGGTATTTGTTGTATACTTGGAGGATTAGGGGTTGTTCTTCACACCAATCCTATAAACAAAATAATAATGCTGGCTTTGCTTGAAATTGGGATGATCGGTTTAATTGTCTCATCTTACTATCTTGATATTGCAATAATTTCCTCTATCTGTGAGCCGATATGCACGATAATTTTGCTTTTGGGATATATGAAATATTTAACCACGATTAAGAAGAAGAAAAAGTTTGGAAGGGATCTTCCAGTTTTATCAAAGTAG
- a CDS encoding EhaG family protein, with amino-acid sequence MENIIYSIYHPTMIIGFSVGILSLLAIGFQKDDLHALILADVVECAMLVIIAGVGTDLAEALILPGLVVSLAELLAVSEVLITRKHIQTKNHDSKKFKLFEEFKLPLHTGELKYDIEMEVLKTSPKFFAIILIVYGAILSGFTGGAVIATGLLFYALSQRVLGLNISDEVKTLWEGMAGLSGVAWAFWIFGFLGFFLFPKYWLVCLLMSGLGLVIKVGSKLGLVGYIGEVK; translated from the coding sequence ATGGAAAATATTATCTACTCTATTTACCATCCCACAATGATAATCGGATTTTCAGTTGGAATACTATCTTTACTTGCTATTGGGTTTCAGAAGGATGATTTACACGCTTTAATACTTGCAGATGTTGTGGAATGTGCAATGCTTGTTATAATTGCAGGAGTGGGCACTGATTTAGCTGAGGCGTTGATTCTGCCGGGATTGGTTGTTAGCTTGGCTGAACTTTTAGCCGTTTCAGAGGTTTTAATAACAAGAAAGCATATTCAGACAAAAAACCATGACTCTAAGAAATTTAAACTTTTTGAAGAATTTAAACTACCCTTACATACTGGAGAGTTGAAGTATGATATCGAGATGGAGGTGTTAAAAACCTCTCCAAAATTTTTCGCAATTATTTTAATTGTATATGGAGCGATACTAAGTGGATTTACAGGAGGGGCAGTCATTGCCACAGGATTATTGTTCTATGCATTATCTCAGAGGGTTTTGGGCTTAAATATCTCTGATGAAGTAAAAACCTTATGGGAAGGGATGGCTGGATTATCTGGGGTAGCTTGGGCTTTTTGGATCTTTGGATTTCTTGGATTTTTCCTCTTTCCGAAATACTGGCTTGTCTGTCTTTTGATGTCAGGTTTGGGGCTGGTTATTAAAGTTGGATCCAAACTTGGACTTGTTGGATATATTGGTGAGGTTAAGTGA
- a CDS encoding DUF2106 family protein yields the protein MKKLGKIWNYLSKPEVVPRIFSIFIALIFVFGLLMPHYLNPDQLYPKPVPHSQTLKTPLAPYDRGGVPLKVPAKLKSQYPQYEPDLGMITAYLTPVANWIKDKTYYFGTTIVSTPGGILDEILYYTRGMDTVLESSILLISFIIFSWMFFNKD from the coding sequence ATGAAGAAGTTGGGAAAAATCTGGAACTATCTTTCCAAACCTGAGGTCGTTCCGAGGATATTCTCCATATTTATAGCTCTGATCTTTGTGTTTGGATTGTTGATGCCTCACTATCTAAACCCAGATCAACTCTATCCAAAACCGGTTCCTCACTCTCAGACATTAAAGACACCCTTAGCCCCTTATGATAGAGGAGGAGTCCCGTTAAAAGTTCCTGCAAAATTAAAATCCCAGTATCCACAATATGAGCCAGATCTTGGAATGATAACTGCTTATTTAACCCCTGTGGCTAATTGGATTAAAGATAAAACCTATTACTTTGGAACAACTATCGTTTCTACACCTGGAGGAATACTTGATGAGATACTCTACTACACGAGGGGGATGGATACAGTGTTGGAAAGTTCTATCCTGCTCATATCCTTTATAATATTCAGCTGGATGTTCTTTAATAAGGATTAG